One genomic window of Gossypium hirsutum isolate 1008001.06 chromosome D11, Gossypium_hirsutum_v2.1, whole genome shotgun sequence includes the following:
- the LOC107904581 gene encoding LOW QUALITY PROTEIN: pentatricopeptide repeat-containing protein At1g52640, mitochondrial-like (The sequence of the model RefSeq protein was modified relative to this genomic sequence to represent the inferred CDS: inserted 1 base in 1 codon): MALSKTRALQSMFRSFHNYKPILRFSSLTHQQQPTFPPLSNLVNEISRVLSDHRSPHHDLDHSLTAFSSHISSQLVEQVLKRCKNLGFSAHRFFLWAAKIPGFQHSDTSYRILVDVLGSNQQFAILWDFLVEIRDSKQFESNPEIFWLVFKAYCRANLPGDAIRAFDRMVEFGIKPSVDDVDKLLLLLCKKKFVKHAQGFFDRAKHEFELSAKGYSILLRGWGDIGEAGQARKVFDEMLQRGCSIDVLAYNSLLEALCKGGCVDEAYKMFREMGSNGIEPNACSYSVFIRAYCEANDIHAAFKVLDRMRRYNLVPNLFTYNCIIKXLCKNDKIDEAYQLLTEMIERNINPDTWSYNVILAYHCEHSEVNRALRLISRMQKNDCLPDKRTYNMSLKLFIRIGRFDKATELWESMADRGFYPSVSTYAVMVHGLCKKRGKLEEACKYFEMMVDEGIPPYFSTVELLRNRLLRFGLSESVEILANKMARSTSCSIQELENAMRGKTTYRRTRSEETELESE; this comes from the exons ATGGCTCTCTCCAAAACCAGAGCACTGCAGTCTATGTTTCGCTCATTCCACAACTACAAACCCATTCTTCGCTTCTCTTCTCTCACCCATCAACAACAGCCTACTTTTCCACCATTATCGAACCTCGTAAACGAAATCTCTCGCGTACTAAGCGACCACAGGAGCCCTCACCATGACTTAGACCACTCTCTTACCGCATTCTCATCTCATATATCATCTCAACTCGTCGAACAAGTCTTGAAACGTTGTAAGAATCTCGGGTTTTCCGCCCACAGATTCTTTCTTTGGGCTGCAAAAATTCCGGGTTTTCAACACAGTGATACAAGCTATCGTATTTTGGTTGATGTATTAGGAAGTAACCAACAGTTTGCTATTTTATGGGATTTCTTGGTAGAAATTAGAGATAGTAAACAATTTGAGTCAAACCCGGAAATTTTCTGGCTTGTTTTTAAAGCTTATTGTAGAGCAAATTTGCCTGGTGATGCGATCAGGGCTTTTGATAGGATGGTGGAGTTTGGAATCAAACCTAGTGTTGATGATGTCGATAAACTTTTGCTTTTGTTATGTAAAAAGAAATTTGTAAAACACGCCCAAGGGTTTTTTGATAGAGCTAAGCACGAGTTTGAGCTTAGTGCAAAAGGTTACAGCATTTTGTTGAGGGGTTGGGGAGATATTGGTGAAGCTGGTCAGGCACGTAAGGTGTTTGACGAAATGCTCCAACGAGGCTGTTCAATCGATGTTCTTGCTTATAATAGCTTGTTGGAAGCCTTATGCAAAGGTGGTTGCGTGGATGAAGCTTATAAGATGTTTAGAGAAATGGGTTCGAATGGGATTGAGCCAAATGCTTGTAGTTACTCTGTTTTCATTCGTGCATATTGTGAGGCAAATGATATTCATGCGGCTTTCAAGGTGCTCGATAGAATGAGAAGATACAATCTTGTACCAAATTTGTTCACTTACAATTGTATTATCA AgctttgcaagaatgataaaattGATGAAGCTTACCAGCTTCTAACTGAGATGATTGAGAGGAATATTAATCCAGATACATGGAGTTACAATGTGATCTTGGCTTATCATTGTGAACATTCTGAGGTTAATAGAGCTCTTAGATTGATTTCAAGAATGCAGAAAAATGATTGTTTGCCAGATAAACGCACTTACAATATGTCACTAAAGTTGTTCATTCGTATAGGAAGATTCGACAAGGCAACCGAGTTGTGGGAGAGTATGGCAGATAGAGGATTTTATCCTTCGGTCTCAACTTATGCCGTTATGGTTCATGGTTTATGTAAAAAGAGAGGTAAGTTAGAGGAGGCATGCAAATATTTCGAGATGATGGTCGATGAGGGTATTCCTCCGTATTTTTCAACCGTCGAGTTATTGAGGAATCGATTGTTGAGGTTTGGGCTATCAGAAAGTGTTGAGATACTTGCTAATAAGATGGCTCGAAGCACTTCTTGTTCGATACAAGAGCTAGAAAATGCTATGAGAGGTAAAACAACATATAGAAGAACAAGAAGTGAAGAAACAGAGCTTGAAAGTGAGTAA